The genome window GTGAGGCGGGATGCGCCGGTTAGTTCGGCGTTGATCGAGGCGGGTTCGCCCTCAAACGTCACGTTCGACGCGCCGGTTACTTCCAGATCAAACATATCCAGGTTTTTAAATTCTTTGAATTGCACCAGATTTGCACCGGAAATTTCGGCACTGCGCATGTCCGGTGTTGTAAGCGTCAGGAGTAAATCGCGCGAACAGTGCCAGAAACGAAAACGCTGGCTGATTTTCAGGGTGTTGCCGTATTGCCGGATGCGCAGCCCATTGATCACCTGCTTCGGACCCCGGGTAATGAGCGACGGTTCAACGCCGGCAGTAACCAGCACATTCAGGGCACCGCTGATTTCCAGTCGGTCGAAGCGCGTGATGGTTACGCCTTCGGAAACTTCTTCATTCGACGCAATATCGGCCCGCCACCAAACGGTCGTAATCAGCGCGACCAGACCAACTGATAAAATAACCAGTTGAAAATAAGCATTAACGGCGGCTGGCTGAACAGTCCCGGTAGGAGCCAGATCGACAGCAAGTAACCAGGTCAAAACAGTATCCATATAAATCTACACAAAAAACGATGAAGCAAAATTGGACGTCTACAGAAGGATTGCCAAGGCCGTTCTGACGAAGCGTCGGATTACGTTGATGGGGTGTCCGTTAAAGCAAGATACTTGATTATCTGCTTCCGTAACAAATACACAAAAGTTACCTTTGTCTAGCTCATTCATTATTCATTCTGGATCGTTGGCCGCCTGCGCTGCGATCCATTATTTATCAGCCAAATGCCTAGTTGGTATCAAGGAAAAATTCGTTATCAAAAAGAAGAAATTGTTACGGACCGCCGGGGAGATCAGGTTAAGTTGAAGACAATCAACGAGTCCTATCTGGTGGATGCTGTTTCGTATACCGATGCCGAAGCCCGACTGTACAAAGAAGTGGCGGCTAATACGCCTAATTTTTCGGTAGCGACCATCAGTCCCATGCGTCTGGCGGATGTTTTCCATTTTGAGGAAGGCGGTGACACCTGGTATAAATGCAAGGTTGTTTACGTAACAGAGGATGAC of Tellurirhabdus bombi contains these proteins:
- a CDS encoding GIN domain-containing protein; the encoded protein is MDTVLTWLLAVDLAPTGTVQPAAVNAYFQLVILSVGLVALITTVWWRADIASNEEVSEGVTITRFDRLEISGALNVLVTAGVEPSLITRGPKQVINGLRIRQYGNTLKISQRFRFWHCSRDLLLTLTTPDMRSAEISGANLVQFKEFKNLDMFDLEVTGASNVTFEGEPASINAELTGASRLTMIGHSNHLTAELTGASSLHAFDFPVEHATIELTGACQAHLYVHQQLAAEATGASRIQYRGEPIIRIQSAGASSINRV
- a CDS encoding DUF4494 domain-containing protein, producing MPSWYQGKIRYQKEEIVTDRRGDQVKLKTINESYLVDAVSYTDAEARLYKEVAANTPNFSVATISPMRLADVFHFEEGGDTWYKCKVVYVTEDDKGREKRIVNMMLVNAENAKQAYERVEQSLKTMLIPFEITDVNTTKILDIFPYMTDEEAALPPNLRPLSEVIAQNE